From the Flavobacterium galactosidilyticum genome, one window contains:
- a CDS encoding CDP-alcohol phosphatidyltransferase family protein: MSKLAAQDKFLDLSDYGRPIGTFIANQLKNTRFTPIHVTLVFGVCGLIAIYFILQNQYLLAAIFIVLKSIIDAADGELARIKKTPSYTGRYLDSVFDIILNFLFLMTICYVSKTNIWFAFLAFIGIQLQGTLYNYYYVILRNLSVGGDKTSKIFEDESPRALPGETQKSVDILFQIYTIFYGAFDKIIHTLDKDAYKVKTLPNWFMTLVSIYGLGFQLLIIAIMLPLNLIEYIIPLFIIYTSLIFVLIGIRKTVFRV; the protein is encoded by the coding sequence ATGTCTAAACTTGCAGCTCAAGATAAATTTTTAGATTTATCCGATTACGGAAGACCAATAGGAACTTTTATTGCTAATCAACTTAAAAATACGCGCTTTACTCCTATTCATGTTACGCTTGTTTTTGGGGTTTGTGGATTGATTGCTATTTACTTTATACTGCAAAATCAGTACTTACTAGCTGCTATTTTTATCGTTCTAAAATCTATCATAGATGCTGCTGATGGAGAATTAGCAAGAATAAAAAAGACACCTTCCTACACAGGAAGATATCTTGATAGCGTGTTTGACATCATTCTTAATTTTTTGTTTTTAATGACCATTTGCTATGTTTCAAAAACGAATATTTGGTTCGCATTTCTAGCTTTTATCGGCATTCAATTACAAGGAACTTTATACAATTATTACTATGTTATTTTAAGAAATCTATCCGTTGGTGGAGACAAAACCAGCAAGATTTTTGAAGATGAATCACCTCGTGCTTTACCCGGAGAAACTCAAAAATCAGTTGATATTTTATTTCAAATATACACAATTTTTTATGGAGCATTTGATAAAATAATTCACACTTTGGATAAGGACGCTTATAAAGTAAAAACTTTACCTAATTGGTTTATGACACTTGTAAGTATTTATGGATTAGGCTTTCAATTGCTGATTATTGCCATCATGCTGCCCTTAAATTTAATCGAATATATTATTCCGCTTTTCATAATATACACTTCACTTATTTTTGTTTTAATCGGCATTAGGAAAACTGTTTTTAGGGTATAA
- a CDS encoding TonB-dependent receptor, producing the protein MKTIFILTIHLISTLTFSQNNISGKVVDEKGKPVSGANVYIEGTYDGTTSSETGDFTFETNSKGTQILVVSFLVFETSKTTIDVANFKNRTIKLKDNVNALDAVVITAGTFEAGGKAKVSVLKPLDIVTTAGSAGNIIAALQTLPGTQNVGEDGRLFVRGGDASETQTFVDGIRVSQPYGATTQNLPTRGRFSPFLFSGISFSTGGYSAEYGEALSSVLLLNTQDEPEQNKTEISLMTVGLGAGNTQKWKKSSLSVNASYINLAPYQVAIKQNVDWNKPFQSLSGETVYRYNFNSGFLKLYAAFDSSKFDINQENSNTPQKIRVDLNNTNFYFNSSYKGVFGSNWQITSGLSYGYSKNKIKLDVDNVANYENAAHLKLKLKKSFSDRVKLSFGADYFVTKFDEEYNPKNGSSAILGYNSIIAAVFTEADIFFSKKIVAKVGFRASNNQLLDEIAIAPRISLAYKIAKSSQISMAYGDFTQTPNVDYIKYSKFHQFESEKSSHYILNYQYNKNGKTLIAEAYYKDYSNLVKYDTPTIQYNSIFNNSGFGYAKGVDLFWRDGTTFKNLEYWISYSYIDSERDYKNFPTQATPSFIANNSLSVVTKYWISDWKSQIGFTNSFSTGRPYNNPNETQFMNGKTKSYNNLSFNWAYLLSQQKILYFSVSNVLGAQNVYGYDYAKNPNSNGVYNRTAITPTADRFFFVGFFWTISNDKKDNQLKNL; encoded by the coding sequence ATGAAAACTATTTTTATACTTACTATTCACTTAATTTCAACATTGACTTTCTCGCAAAACAACATTTCTGGGAAAGTGGTGGATGAAAAGGGAAAACCTGTTTCAGGCGCTAATGTTTATATCGAAGGAACTTATGATGGAACTACTAGTTCTGAAACTGGAGATTTTACTTTCGAAACAAATAGTAAGGGAACTCAAATTTTAGTGGTAAGTTTTCTTGTTTTTGAAACTTCAAAAACTACTATTGATGTAGCCAATTTCAAGAACAGAACAATCAAGTTAAAAGATAATGTGAATGCGCTTGACGCAGTTGTTATTACGGCAGGAACTTTTGAGGCTGGAGGAAAAGCTAAAGTTTCAGTTTTGAAACCTCTAGATATTGTTACCACGGCAGGTTCAGCGGGGAATATTATTGCTGCTTTGCAAACCTTGCCGGGAACACAAAACGTAGGTGAGGATGGTAGGTTGTTTGTGCGAGGAGGTGATGCGAGTGAGACGCAGACATTTGTAGATGGAATTCGGGTTTCACAACCTTACGGCGCTACCACTCAAAATTTGCCTACAAGAGGGCGTTTTTCTCCTTTTTTATTTAGCGGAATATCATTTTCAACAGGAGGTTATTCTGCTGAATATGGGGAAGCTTTATCAAGCGTTTTACTTTTGAACACACAAGATGAACCTGAGCAAAATAAAACCGAAATTTCATTGATGACAGTAGGTTTAGGTGCGGGAAATACGCAGAAATGGAAAAAGAGTTCGTTAAGTGTGAACGCTTCTTATATTAATTTGGCACCCTATCAAGTGGCTATTAAGCAAAATGTCGATTGGAACAAACCTTTTCAGTCTTTGTCTGGAGAAACCGTTTATCGCTATAATTTCAATAGCGGATTCTTAAAATTATACGCGGCTTTTGATTCCTCAAAATTTGATATTAACCAAGAAAACAGCAACACTCCGCAAAAAATACGAGTAGACTTAAACAATACTAATTTCTATTTTAATTCTTCTTATAAAGGTGTTTTTGGATCTAATTGGCAAATCACATCTGGTTTGAGTTATGGATATAGCAAGAACAAAATAAAATTAGATGTGGATAATGTTGCCAATTATGAGAATGCCGCACATTTGAAATTGAAACTTAAAAAGAGCTTTTCGGATCGAGTGAAATTGTCTTTTGGAGCCGATTATTTTGTAACAAAATTCGATGAAGAATATAATCCGAAAAATGGAAGTAGCGCAATTTTAGGTTACAACTCCATTATTGCTGCTGTTTTTACCGAAGCTGATATTTTCTTTTCTAAAAAGATTGTTGCTAAAGTAGGTTTTAGAGCGTCTAATAATCAATTATTAGATGAAATTGCAATTGCTCCAAGAATTTCATTAGCATACAAAATCGCAAAAAGCAGTCAGATTTCAATGGCTTATGGAGATTTTACTCAAACGCCAAATGTAGATTATATCAAATATTCTAAATTCCATCAATTTGAAAGTGAGAAATCTTCACATTACATTTTGAATTATCAATACAATAAAAATGGTAAAACTTTAATAGCGGAAGCTTATTATAAAGATTACAGTAATTTGGTAAAATACGACACACCAACAATTCAGTACAATTCAATCTTCAATAATTCGGGTTTTGGATATGCTAAAGGTGTCGATTTATTTTGGCGAGATGGAACGACTTTCAAGAATTTAGAATATTGGATTTCTTATTCTTATATCGATTCGGAGAGAGATTATAAAAACTTCCCAACGCAGGCAACTCCAAGTTTTATTGCTAATAATAGCCTTTCAGTAGTTACTAAATACTGGATTAGCGATTGGAAATCACAAATAGGTTTCACAAATTCTTTTAGTACCGGAAGGCCTTATAACAATCCAAATGAAACACAATTTATGAATGGTAAAACAAAATCATACAACAATTTGAGTTTTAATTGGGCTTATTTATTGTCACAGCAAAAGATTTTGTATTTCTCGGTTTCTAATGTTTTAGGTGCACAAAATGTGTATGGTTACGATTATGCCAAAAATCCGAATTCAAACGGAGTTTATAATCGTACAGCAATTACACCTACAGCAGATCGTTTTTTCTTTGTTGGATTCTTTTGGACCATTAGTAATGATAAAAAAGACAATCAGTTGAAGAATTTATAG
- a CDS encoding 2TM domain-containing protein — protein MVVNLGLLVINLVTSPKYLWFFWPMLGWGIGVIFHGMKVFNCMPFLGKDWEEQKIKEFMEKEKANEQKRNWS, from the coding sequence ATAGTTGTTAATTTAGGGTTGTTGGTAATTAACTTAGTAACCTCTCCTAAGTATTTATGGTTTTTTTGGCCCATGTTAGGATGGGGAATAGGAGTGATTTTTCACGGAATGAAAGTTTTTAATTGTATGCCTTTCCTGGGGAAAGATTGGGAAGAACAAAAGATTAAAGAATTCATGGAGAAAGAAAAAGCAAACGAACAAAAAAGGAATTGGAGCTAA
- a CDS encoding COX15/CtaA family protein — MMKNNKSVIYWLLSGCILLFIMVVVGGITRLTNSGLSMTDWHLVTDTFPPLTEAKWIQTFEEYKKFPEYQKINIHNDFTLSDYKFIYFWEWFHRFIGRIIGLVFIIPFVYFLFKKQLSSATIKKCVVLLFMGAFQGFLGWFMVRSGLIDNPDVSHFRLSLHLTFAFITFAYTLWVALDLIYPNKIQVIVPLRNLARVALVFLLIQIIYGGFVAGLNAGLIHNHWPLMSDGQFIHDSVFIEQKTLFLNLVEGKSGVQFVHRTMAYFVVGLIIALYIRSKKYMLTTLQKRGINTLLIFVFLQFILGVFTLLYSVPLWLGLVHQIMAFFLLSAMTFTLHRLSK, encoded by the coding sequence ATAATGAAAAATAACAAATCAGTCATTTATTGGCTACTTTCAGGTTGTATATTACTTTTTATAATGGTCGTAGTAGGCGGAATTACTCGTTTAACAAACTCCGGACTTTCCATGACCGACTGGCATTTAGTAACTGATACTTTTCCGCCACTTACAGAAGCAAAGTGGATTCAGACTTTTGAAGAATACAAAAAATTTCCTGAATATCAGAAAATCAATATCCACAATGATTTTACACTTAGTGATTACAAATTTATCTATTTCTGGGAATGGTTTCACCGTTTCATCGGTAGAATTATTGGTTTAGTATTCATAATTCCATTTGTATATTTCTTGTTTAAAAAACAACTATCAAGTGCAACGATCAAAAAATGTGTGGTTTTACTTTTTATGGGAGCTTTTCAAGGATTCCTAGGTTGGTTTATGGTACGAAGCGGATTAATTGATAATCCTGATGTAAGCCATTTCAGATTGTCATTGCACTTAACTTTTGCCTTTATAACCTTTGCTTATACACTTTGGGTTGCGTTAGATTTAATTTATCCAAATAAAATTCAGGTTATAGTGCCATTGCGAAATCTAGCACGTGTTGCATTAGTCTTTTTATTGATACAAATTATTTATGGTGGTTTTGTTGCTGGATTAAATGCTGGTTTAATACACAATCATTGGCCATTAATGAGTGATGGACAGTTTATTCATGATAGTGTTTTCATAGAGCAAAAAACACTATTCCTTAATCTTGTTGAAGGAAAAAGTGGTGTGCAATTTGTTCATAGAACAATGGCTTATTTTGTAGTGGGATTAATCATTGCTCTATACATTAGAAGTAAAAAATACATGCTAACTACTTTACAGAAAAGAGGAATTAATACCTTACTAATATTTGTGTTTTTACAATTCATTTTAGGAGTTTTTACTTTATTGTATAGCGTTCCGTTATGGCTGGGACTTGTACACCAAATAATGGCTTTCTTTTTACTGTCAGCCATGACGTTTACATTGCACCGTTTATCAAAATAA
- a CDS encoding 2TM domain-containing protein, with translation MRRDTHSKFDNYDLDVNNPDARYNMAYKRVKRIKGFYVHLLVYILVNAFMLFSHFNRSRIGEEVFWEWQTWNTVFFWGTGLIAHGLSVFGKNIFFGSDWEQKKIQEFMDKNKDNKWE, from the coding sequence ATGCGAAGAGACACACACAGCAAGTTCGACAATTATGATTTGGATGTTAATAATCCAGATGCACGTTACAATATGGCTTATAAAAGAGTAAAAAGAATTAAAGGATTTTATGTTCATTTATTAGTTTATATACTTGTAAATGCTTTCATGCTATTTTCTCATTTTAATAGGAGTAGGATTGGAGAGGAGGTTTTCTGGGAGTGGCAAACCTGGAATACAGTTTTCTTTTGGGGAACTGGATTAATAGCGCATGGTTTATCGGTTTTTGGAAAGAATATATTTTTTGGTTCTGATTGGGAGCAAAAGAAAATCCAAGAATTCATGGATAAAAATAAAGACAATAAATGGGAGTGA
- a CDS encoding sugar O-acetyltransferase encodes MITEKEKMIAGEYYLAGDPTLVKDRRKAKNLLHRLNITEYRITKKAREIIKELIPNAGANLYIEPPFFCDYGYNIICGENVYFNVNCVVLDSTKVTIGSNVFFAPGVQLYTATHPLDAELRKTLENALPIIIGDDCWVGGNSVICPGITIGNGCVIGAGSVVTKNIPANSLAVGNPAKVIRKLNQQEK; translated from the coding sequence ATGATAACCGAAAAAGAGAAAATGATTGCTGGAGAATATTATTTAGCTGGCGATCCTACTTTAGTAAAAGACAGACGAAAAGCTAAAAATTTACTCCACCGATTAAATATTACCGAGTACAGAATTACTAAAAAAGCGCGCGAAATTATCAAAGAACTGATTCCTAATGCTGGTGCAAACCTCTATATAGAACCACCATTTTTCTGTGATTATGGCTATAATATTATTTGTGGAGAAAATGTTTACTTTAATGTAAACTGCGTGGTTTTAGACTCTACGAAAGTGACTATTGGTTCCAATGTTTTTTTTGCTCCCGGAGTTCAATTGTATACCGCTACACATCCTCTTGATGCAGAATTGCGAAAAACACTAGAAAATGCTTTGCCTATAATAATCGGCGACGATTGTTGGGTAGGAGGAAATTCTGTGATTTGCCCTGGGATTACGATAGGAAATGGTTGTGTAATTGGTGCTGGATCTGTGGTTACCAAAAACATTCCGGCTAACTCACTAGCTGTTGGCAATCCAGCCAAAGTAATCAGAAAGCTAAACCAACAAGAAAAATAA
- a CDS encoding histidine kinase, with amino-acid sequence MEAQRIKTFTEFQKGFIVCLKISLIFTLAFSVIQMNFELKNVAMTFLISAMYSFGIGFGNGIINVLLDKKWDWLEQTNLRVYFGLVTTILYTIPVVLAVNYLIFVVFQDLDPSQFFSERMILVHLFYIILSLGVSIFMHARSFMVNWKQASKKEVIEHKIIAGTASAKFESLKNQIDPHFLFNSLNVLSSLIEENPENAQRFTTSLSKIYRYVLEQKDKELVSVEEELAFAKTYMNLLKMRFENSLFYEMPPTTISTEAKVVPLSLQLLLENTVKHNVVSEKRPLHIRIYVEGDYLAVQNEYQKKEVLQERQGVGLQNIINRYGIVTNRKVLIIQKEQTFTVKIPMLTKQISVMEIAADYSEKNAYYKAKKRVEELKGFYGNLISYCIVIPILVFINLRFSPQFQWFWFSAGGWGFGLTMHAFKVFGYSSNWEERKIQEILRKEEQNQNWK; translated from the coding sequence ATGGAAGCCCAAAGAATTAAAACATTTACTGAATTTCAGAAAGGTTTTATCGTTTGTTTGAAAATCAGCTTGATTTTTACGTTAGCATTTTCGGTGATACAAATGAATTTCGAACTGAAAAATGTAGCAATGACCTTTTTAATAAGTGCAATGTATTCTTTTGGGATTGGTTTTGGGAATGGAATTATAAATGTACTTCTGGATAAAAAATGGGATTGGCTAGAGCAGACTAATTTGAGAGTGTATTTTGGTTTAGTAACGACTATTTTGTACACTATCCCAGTTGTTTTGGCAGTTAACTATCTCATATTTGTAGTTTTTCAAGATTTAGATCCTTCCCAGTTTTTCAGTGAGAGAATGATTTTGGTACATCTTTTTTATATTATTTTATCGTTAGGTGTTTCGATTTTTATGCATGCCAGAAGTTTTATGGTCAACTGGAAACAAGCTTCTAAAAAAGAGGTTATTGAGCATAAAATTATTGCTGGAACGGCTTCGGCTAAGTTTGAGAGCTTAAAAAACCAAATAGATCCTCATTTTCTCTTTAATAGTTTGAATGTTTTAAGTTCATTAATCGAAGAAAATCCAGAAAATGCACAACGGTTTACAACTTCGTTATCCAAGATTTATAGGTATGTTTTGGAGCAAAAAGACAAAGAATTGGTTTCGGTCGAAGAGGAACTGGCTTTCGCCAAAACCTATATGAATTTATTGAAAATGCGTTTTGAGAACAGTTTGTTTTATGAAATGCCGCCAACTACCATCAGTACTGAAGCTAAGGTTGTTCCGCTTTCTTTGCAGCTATTATTAGAGAATACGGTAAAACACAATGTGGTTAGTGAAAAAAGACCATTGCACATTCGGATTTATGTGGAGGGCGATTATCTGGCTGTTCAAAATGAGTATCAAAAGAAAGAAGTTTTGCAGGAACGACAGGGTGTAGGCTTGCAAAATATTATCAATCGATACGGAATTGTAACCAATAGAAAAGTACTGATTATCCAAAAAGAACAAACATTTACGGTCAAAATACCAATGCTAACAAAACAAATATCAGTTATGGAAATAGCAGCAGATTACAGTGAAAAAAACGCATATTACAAAGCCAAAAAGAGAGTGGAAGAATTGAAAGGATTTTACGGAAACTTAATTTCATATTGCATTGTCATTCCTATTTTAGTATTCATTAATTTAAGATTTTCACCTCAATTTCAATGGTTTTGGTTCTCTGCTGGAGGATGGGGATTTGGATTAACGATGCATGCATTCAAAGTTTTTGGATACAGTTCCAATTGGGAAGAAAGAAAAATTCAAGAAATTTTGCGTAAAGAGGAACAGAACCAAAACTGGAAATAA
- a CDS encoding CsbD family protein: MPNSKEIKGNWNEFKGKLKQKYADLTDDDLLFEEGKEDEMWGKLQQKIGKTEKEIKSLFD; this comes from the coding sequence ATGCCAAATTCAAAAGAGATTAAAGGAAACTGGAATGAGTTTAAAGGTAAACTTAAACAGAAATATGCTGATTTAACAGATGATGACTTACTATTTGAGGAAGGTAAGGAAGATGAAATGTGGGGAAAACTGCAACAAAAAATTGGTAAAACAGAGAAAGAAATTAAATCATTGTTTGATTAA
- a CDS encoding LytR/AlgR family response regulator transcription factor, whose translation MTTIIIEDEKPAARLLQRKLQKLDVEVGVMLHSVEESMEWFTANKHPDLIFLDIQLSDGLSFEIFENIDIKSAVIFTTAYDEYALRAFKLNSIDYLLKPIDEDDLEVAVAKFKSRLPQQETLQLDFDQIKKMLSNPFDKNYKKRFTVKIGQHLKVILIEEIECFFSENKGTYLHTFDNRNFLIETTLELLEQDLNPLEFFRVSRKFIIPLKAIKEIVVHSNSRLKVILPTYKEEEVIISREKVVGFKKWIE comes from the coding sequence ATGACCACAATAATAATAGAAGACGAGAAACCTGCCGCACGATTACTGCAAAGAAAATTACAAAAGCTAGACGTAGAAGTAGGAGTAATGCTGCACTCTGTTGAAGAGTCAATGGAATGGTTTACTGCAAATAAACATCCTGATTTAATTTTTCTTGATATTCAATTATCAGATGGGTTATCATTTGAAATTTTTGAAAATATAGATATAAAAAGCGCCGTGATTTTTACAACTGCTTATGATGAATATGCATTGCGAGCATTCAAATTAAATAGCATTGATTATCTTTTAAAACCTATTGATGAAGATGATTTGGAAGTGGCTGTTGCTAAATTTAAATCGCGATTGCCTCAGCAAGAAACGTTGCAATTGGATTTTGATCAAATCAAAAAAATGCTTTCGAATCCATTTGATAAAAATTACAAAAAACGTTTTACAGTTAAAATTGGTCAACATTTGAAAGTTATTCTAATCGAAGAAATAGAATGTTTTTTTAGTGAAAATAAGGGGACTTATTTGCACACTTTTGACAATAGAAATTTTTTGATCGAAACCACTTTGGAACTTTTAGAACAAGATTTGAATCCATTGGAATTCTTTAGAGTAAGCCGAAAATTCATAATTCCGTTGAAAGCTATTAAGGAAATTGTGGTCCATAGTAACTCTCGTTTGAAAGTTATTTTGCCCACTTATAAAGAGGAGGAAGTTATAATTAGTAGAGAAAAAGTGGTTGGTTTTAAAAAATGGATTGAGTGA